The sequence TACCAATATTATTAGTAAGTAGCTGAGCTTACTAATTTAGGTCACTGGCTTTGGAGCAAAACATACATAATATGCAAAGGTTCCAAATCTTACTATCTTTGGATCTTGGGTAAGTGTCTTGAATTCCTAAGTCACTTTCCTTATCTGTGGAAGTGAAGGTAATCtcaataatgtttattattttcactgTATCAGGTAATGTGCCAAGCCTGAAATAGTGTGAGATTTAAGTAACTGTTAAAAAACTCTTTTCtgatatataagcatatattaatgttagctattatttttagtgagttgattttgttaatttttattattaatactgTTATACCTGACATTTTCATCTAGTTAAGCTTTTGTTAATGTGAATTTCTCTTTTAAACAGTGTATTGAAAATGTGTCCCGACAGAATTGTCCAATATGTTTGGAGgtaggcttaaaatattttttactttggaAGTCTCAGCTCTTGAATTCAAAATACTTGGATGTTTATATTGTCTTCATACAAGCACTaacatttatttcctttacaGGACATTCACACATCCCGTGTTGTTGCTCATGTCTTGCCATGTGGACATCTTTTACATAGGtaaagtaacatttttttctcaatgaTGTTTGAAAATAGTGGAGACAGTTTTTGTTTTACTAAAATaatcttatattttctttcagaacGTGTTatgaagaaatgttgaaagaGTGAGtgtttgggattttaaaaataattgtaagatgtttgatttttttgtgtgtgtggtgtggggtggtGGGTTGTTACTTATACTGTATTGGGCATGGCAATATTTATATTGAAATGGGTAGGGTAGATGAATAGTGTTAAAACAGGACAAAGCATCTTGGATATAGAACTATATCTTTGCTATATGTTTCTCTTAAGCCTCGTCTCCTCCCACAATTTGAGATAgatacctctttttttttctgaccatATATACCAGGAAGCAGTCTTTGCCGGATGCTGTTACAGTGTtgtaaaaatgctgaaaaatattGCTGAAAATTTGTTAGGTTGTTATATTGGCTAAGTATAATGAAGTAAAAGAAAGTAGGTGAAGCAATCATTAAAGCTAAGACTTTATGAATGGAAAGGATATTAAAATTagatgaaaataattgaaaagaggAGACTGTATTTTGGTCCTACAGATTGATGAGCAAAAATTTGAAGAGCTAGGGAGAgggcatttttgtttttcagatttttagaaCGGAAATAATAGctgaataatttttaacaaatacaGTATCTTTGCATGAGTGTATTAAGAAATTAAGTTTGTTTAGCTAAGTAGCTTAATTAGtttgtaaaaatatatgaagTACATTCTACAAAGAATATGGACTAATTACTCTCCATTTTATAATACTGAGGAAAAAGACTTAGTTTTAGATAAGTATACAggaattaatttaaaagttatatagTGTGAAAGTTCCCAGGTTCCTAAGAGATTATCTTGAAATAGAGGAAAATGCCTGTTTTGAATGGTTCATGTAGCTTGCATCTTCTTGTATACCTGAATTAATATATTCTTTGTTTAATGTTTGGAAAAtaacctttttatctttttcagagGCTACAGATGTCCATTATGTATGCACTCTGCTTTAGATATGACCAGGTATTGGAGACAGCTGGATGATGAAGTAGCACAGACTCCTATGCCATCAGAATATCAGAACATGACTGTGGATGTGAGTAGAATCAATACTTTGTAGATTCCTTGTTGACACTCTTCATTTTTGCCCTCCTGCTTGAatttgccaaaaaagaaaaaaaatactggttTGACACAGATGCTAATGTGATGATTATGGAAAgcacaaatgatttttaaattttagttaaatatGTAGCtcagatcagaaaaaaaaaagtcttaagaaTGCCTTTATGTAGTTTTTCCCAACACTAGATGGCAGGCAAAAACTTTATTCTGAATTGTTTACACATTACTTGCCAGAGTCAGTCAGTAATATAACTGACTAGGGTTGGATCACTGGTGGGAGGTTTTAAGtacgttttatttttaattattttacattttatttcaggaGAACATATTTGCTGATTTTTGAGATTACGTTTTGGTTTTTAGTGTTTATTACCGTTTTTTTCCATCTTAGACTTATTTTTATCGAGTGCACACAGGAGACCCCTTTTTCACTTCTGTTCACAGAATCATAAGCAAAGAACAAATTGAGAGATAAGAGTTATAATTACAGAGAAGTCTTGATTCACGATCTTGGGAAAAAACTGTCCACACTAAAATGCCGCTTGCTTCTGGGAAAAAACTTTCCTGGTTAACTTTACCTTAAGGTCTCTAAAGGGTGTCCAGTTCCAAGAGTGTGGAGGGTCCCTTCTGAATTGTGAGATAATGAACCTAAGGTTCAAAGTCCAGAAGATTTACTGCAGTGTGTGTGGGAAAGGCAGTCTTTCTCTGATGTTGTTCTCAGAAGACCCAATCTCCAGATTCTAGATTGTGAAGGGTTTGATTGTTCTTAGTCATTGGACCATCAAAATTTTCTTTACCTGATGAAAATGTACTTTGGCATAATGCATAAAAGCCTTGCAGCATTTAGTCATATCAGAGTTTGGTAGTGGAAGATGCatgagattttatttattattaggtGCATAGGCCTTCCAATGATTATTGCATAAGGGGTCAACTTATGTTTTCCACTTCAAATGGATCTGATTGCCATCAATCTGCAATATCAATCTGCAGTATGTTTAACCAAGGCAATCCAGTCAATTCAGTTAGTTTTGTCTAATGCTATTGTATTTGTACTATCTTATGTAACTATTTTACAACTTGTCCAGTGAAATAAGTACCTCTGTCACTGGAGATTTCTCTAGGAATGTCCCATGAGAGAAACACATTTTATAATAACCTTTTAACTGTAATAGAATTAACCCTCTTGCATGGGATACCTTCTATACAACCAGAAAACAGGCATTGAAAATGACAATTGAATGTAATCCCTCTATAAATACTTAAATGACCCATCAGGTAGCAGAAATGTACTTGAAGTTTTGATTGTCTTCCCAGGATTATGGTTTCGACAAAGCAAACATTGGTCACaaattattttagcaatttagcaatatatataaattttatatatctgtataaaatttggattattttatcttttccatgatgAGCCATGGAatgcagaacttttttttttttttttttttggagacagagtcttgcccttattgcgcaggctggagtgcagtggcacaatctcggcttactgcaacctccacctccaaggttcaagtgattctcctgcctcagcctcccgagtagctgggattacaggtgcccgccaccatgcctggctaatttttgtatttttagtagagttggggttttgccatgttggccaggctggtctcaatctcctgacctcatgatccgcctgcctcggcctcccaaagtgctgg is a genomic window of Macaca mulatta isolate MMU2019108-1 chromosome 5, T2T-MMU8v2.0, whole genome shotgun sequence containing:
- the RCHY1 gene encoding RING finger and CHY zinc finger domain-containing protein 1 isoform X2, coding for MNLQGRHKCIENVSRQNCPICLEDIHTSRVVAHVLPCGHLLHRTCYEEMLKEGYRCPLCMHSALDMTRYWRQLDDEVAQTPMPSEYQNMTVDILCNDCNGRSTVQFHILGMKCKICESYNTAQAGGRRISLDQQ